One Williamsia phyllosphaerae DNA segment encodes these proteins:
- a CDS encoding winged helix-turn-helix transcriptional regulator gives MPTTVEPHFGDAYSASCPCRPMLDLLADKWSALILGALEDGPMRFGEIRTRLDGISPKVLTAALRRLERHELLTRTVIPAVPLHVEYELTELGQDACVPLAALRTWVETNLPRFVAPAPLGA, from the coding sequence ATGCCCACGACCGTGGAACCACACTTCGGCGACGCCTACTCGGCGAGTTGCCCATGTCGTCCGATGCTCGACCTGCTGGCCGACAAGTGGAGCGCGTTGATACTCGGCGCGCTCGAGGACGGTCCGATGCGGTTCGGTGAGATCCGGACTCGGCTGGACGGGATCAGTCCCAAGGTGCTCACCGCGGCGTTGCGCCGCCTGGAACGGCACGAGTTGCTGACGCGGACCGTGATCCCGGCCGTCCCGTTACACGTCGAGTACGAGCTCACCGAGCTCGGCCAGGATGCCTGTGTTCCGTTGGCGGCATTGCGGACCTGGGTGGAGACGAATCTCCCGCGGTTCGTCGCGCCCGCACCGCTGGGGGCCTGA
- the ilvN gene encoding acetolactate synthase small subunit — translation MRTTHTLSVLVEDRPGVLARVSSLFSRRGFNIESLAVGPTELKGVSRMTILVSVQDFPLEQVTKQLNKLINVIKIVEQDPDASVSRELMMIKVRADASTRADVIGVVDLFRAKVIDVSTESVTIEATGTSDKLEALLRMLDPYGIREIAQSGAVALGRGPKSISATR, via the coding sequence ATGAGGACCACGCACACCCTGTCGGTCCTCGTCGAGGACCGCCCCGGCGTCCTCGCGCGCGTCTCGTCGTTGTTCTCGCGTCGCGGGTTCAACATCGAGTCGCTCGCGGTCGGCCCCACCGAACTCAAGGGCGTCTCGCGCATGACCATCCTGGTCTCGGTGCAGGACTTCCCCCTCGAGCAGGTCACCAAGCAGCTCAACAAACTGATCAACGTCATCAAGATCGTCGAGCAGGATCCCGACGCCTCGGTGTCGCGCGAGCTGATGATGATCAAGGTGCGCGCCGATGCCTCGACACGCGCCGACGTCATCGGCGTCGTCGATCTGTTCCGTGCCAAGGTGATCGACGTGTCCACCGAATCGGTCACCATCGAGGCGACCGGTACGTCGGACAAGCTCGAGGCGCTCCTGCGGATGCTCGATCCCTACGGCATCCGCGAGATCGCGCAGTCCGGCGCGGTGGCGCTCGGACGCGGACCGAAATCCATCTCGGCGACCCGCTGA
- the ilvC gene encoding ketol-acid reductoisomerase, producing the protein MFYDDDADLSIIQGRKVAVIGYGSQGHAHSLSLRDSGVEVAIGLREGSKSRDKAAEQGLKVLSAAEAAEWADVIMLLAPDTSQAQIFTEDIAPHLKDGDALFFGHGLNIHFDLIQPDASITVAMVAPKGPGHLVRRQFVDGKGVPCLIAVDQDPKGEGEALALSYAKAIGGARAGVIKTTFKEETETDLFGEQAVLCGGTEELVKIGFEVMVEAGYAPEMAYFEVLHELKLIVDLMYEGGIARMNYSVSDTAEFGGYLSGPRVIDDGTKDRMRGILKDIQDGTFVKRLVANVEGGNTELENLRKRNAEHPIEVTGKKLRDLMSWVDRPITETA; encoded by the coding sequence ATGTTCTACGACGACGATGCCGATCTGTCGATCATCCAGGGCCGCAAGGTAGCGGTCATCGGATACGGCAGCCAGGGGCATGCGCATTCGCTGAGCCTGCGTGACTCGGGAGTCGAGGTCGCGATCGGTCTCCGCGAGGGCAGCAAGTCGCGTGACAAGGCCGCCGAGCAGGGGCTCAAGGTCCTCAGTGCGGCCGAGGCCGCCGAGTGGGCCGACGTCATCATGCTGCTGGCGCCGGACACCTCGCAGGCCCAGATCTTCACCGAGGACATCGCGCCGCACCTCAAGGACGGCGACGCGCTGTTCTTCGGCCACGGACTCAACATCCACTTCGACCTGATCCAGCCGGACGCGTCGATCACCGTGGCGATGGTCGCACCCAAGGGCCCCGGTCACCTCGTGCGCCGTCAGTTCGTCGACGGCAAGGGCGTGCCCTGTCTCATCGCCGTCGACCAGGACCCCAAGGGTGAGGGCGAGGCGCTGGCGCTGAGCTACGCCAAGGCCATCGGTGGCGCGCGCGCGGGCGTCATCAAGACCACCTTCAAGGAGGAGACCGAGACCGACCTCTTCGGTGAGCAGGCCGTGCTCTGCGGCGGCACCGAGGAGCTCGTGAAGATCGGCTTCGAGGTCATGGTCGAGGCCGGCTACGCCCCCGAGATGGCCTACTTCGAGGTGCTCCACGAGTTGAAGCTCATCGTCGACCTCATGTACGAGGGCGGTATCGCCCGCATGAACTACTCGGTGTCGGACACCGCGGAGTTCGGTGGCTACCTGTCGGGGCCGCGCGTCATCGACGACGGCACCAAGGATCGGATGCGCGGCATCCTCAAGGACATCCAGGACGGCACCTTCGTCAAGCGTCTCGTCGCCAACGTCGAGGGCGGCAACACCGAGCTGGAGAACCTGCGCAAGCGCAACGCCGAGCACCCCATCGAGGTCACCGGCAAGAAGCTGCGTGATCTGATGAGCTGGGTCGATCGGCCGATCACCGAGACCGCCTGA
- a CDS encoding crotonase/enoyl-CoA hydratase family protein, whose protein sequence is MTEWNAFTIDITDHVAQVTLIGPGKGNAMGRDFWRELPLIFAELDGDPQVRAVVLAAAGKHFSFGLDLAEMGGDFLPLMADRALAGPRSRFHTTVKSMQAAVTAVADSRVPVVAAVQGWCIGGGVDLIAAADIRYAAADAKFSVREAKIGIVADIGSLQRLPTIIGDGHLRELAYTGKDIDAARAAKINLVNEVFDDAEAAVAAAHRTAREIAANPPLVVQGVKDVLDRERVGIVADGLRYVAAWNAAFLPSEDLTEGISAVFEKRPPNFTGE, encoded by the coding sequence ATGACCGAGTGGAACGCATTCACCATCGACATCACCGACCACGTCGCCCAGGTGACGTTGATCGGGCCCGGCAAGGGCAACGCCATGGGTCGCGACTTCTGGCGTGAGCTGCCGTTGATCTTCGCCGAGCTCGACGGCGATCCGCAGGTGCGCGCGGTCGTGCTCGCCGCGGCGGGCAAGCACTTCTCGTTCGGTCTGGACCTCGCCGAGATGGGTGGAGACTTCCTGCCGTTGATGGCTGACCGCGCCCTGGCCGGCCCGCGCTCCCGGTTCCACACCACGGTGAAATCAATGCAGGCTGCGGTCACCGCCGTCGCCGACAGTCGCGTCCCGGTCGTGGCGGCCGTGCAGGGCTGGTGCATCGGCGGTGGCGTCGACCTCATCGCCGCCGCCGACATCCGCTACGCCGCCGCAGACGCCAAGTTCAGCGTCCGCGAGGCGAAGATCGGGATCGTGGCCGACATCGGTTCGCTGCAACGACTCCCGACCATCATCGGCGACGGTCACCTCCGCGAGCTGGCCTACACCGGCAAGGACATCGACGCCGCACGCGCCGCGAAGATCAATCTGGTCAACGAGGTGTTCGACGACGCCGAGGCCGCGGTGGCCGCGGCACATCGCACCGCGCGGGAGATCGCCGCGAATCCCCCGCTGGTGGTGCAGGGCGTCAAGGACGTGCTCGACCGTGAGCGCGTGGGCATCGTCGCCGACGGTCTGCGTTATGTCGCCGCGTGGAACGCGGCGTTCCTGCCGTCCGAGGATCTCACCGAGGGCATCAGCGCGGTCTTCGAGAAGCGGCCGCCGAACTTCACCGGGGAGTGA
- a CDS encoding zinc-binding alcohol dehydrogenase family protein, which yields MNAPTTTHAIASLRPGPADAADSFVEVEVPIGDIRPHDLLVEVRAVSVNPVDHKVRSSFDADDSPKILGFDAAGTVVAVGDSVSRFAVGDEVFYAGVINRSGSNAAYQLVDEHIVAAKPTSLSFGDAAALPLTGITAWETLFDRLRLTSASDGVLLVVGGAGGVGSMIIQLARALTSVTVIATASRPESSQWATDLGAHHIVDPKELGTAVPAIAPDGVDHIFSPYSAGNVETYAAIMGVGGAVVAIDEPEGLDLLPLKSKSQTWHWELMFSRPLYTPTDDSQHRLLTEIARLVDAGTIRSTATTTLSPIGVDTLREAHTRSESGTVVGKIVIVAE from the coding sequence ATGAACGCACCCACGACCACCCACGCCATCGCCTCCCTGCGCCCGGGACCTGCCGACGCCGCCGATTCCTTCGTCGAGGTCGAGGTCCCGATCGGTGATATCCGGCCGCACGACCTGCTCGTCGAGGTTCGCGCGGTGTCGGTGAACCCGGTCGACCACAAGGTCCGCTCGTCGTTCGACGCCGACGACTCTCCCAAGATCCTCGGGTTCGACGCGGCGGGAACGGTTGTCGCCGTCGGCGATTCGGTGAGCCGGTTCGCCGTCGGCGACGAGGTCTTCTACGCCGGGGTTATCAACCGGTCCGGGAGCAACGCCGCGTATCAGCTCGTCGACGAGCACATCGTGGCCGCCAAGCCCACCTCGCTGTCGTTCGGTGACGCCGCCGCCCTGCCACTCACCGGCATCACCGCGTGGGAGACCCTCTTCGATCGACTGCGTCTGACGTCGGCGAGCGACGGCGTACTGCTCGTCGTCGGCGGCGCGGGCGGGGTCGGCTCGATGATCATCCAGTTGGCCCGTGCACTCACATCGGTCACCGTGATCGCGACCGCGAGCCGACCCGAATCATCGCAGTGGGCAACCGATCTCGGTGCCCACCACATCGTCGACCCGAAGGAGTTGGGGACCGCGGTACCGGCCATCGCCCCCGACGGTGTCGACCACATCTTCTCGCCCTACTCGGCAGGCAACGTCGAGACCTACGCCGCGATCATGGGCGTGGGCGGTGCGGTCGTGGCCATCGACGAGCCCGAGGGGCTCGACCTGCTTCCGCTGAAGTCCAAGAGCCAGACCTGGCACTGGGAGTTGATGTTCAGCCGCCCGCTGTACACACCGACCGACGACAGCCAGCACCGTCTGCTGACCGAGATCGCCCGACTCGTCGACGCGGGCACCATCCGGTCCACCGCGACGACCACCCTGTCCCCCATCGGTGTCGACACGCTGCGCGAGGCCCACACGCGGTCGGAGTCCGGGACGGTCGTGGGCAAGATCGTGATCGTCGCGGAGTAG
- a CDS encoding acetolactate synthase large subunit yields the protein MAPTPLSARPRTVGAATVAPERVSGAQAVVRSLEELGVEVVFGLPGGCILPVYDPLLDSKKVRHILVRHEQGAGHAATGYAQITGRAGVCMATSGPGATNLITPLADAQMDSVPVVAITGQVGRALIGTDAFQEADITGITMPVTKHNFLVTNGADIAQTMAEAFYLAESGRPGAVLVDIPKDVLQAQTTFSWPPQIDLPGYRPVTKPHGKQVREAARLINAAHNPVLYVGGGVIKAEASAELLELAELTGIPVVTTLMARGAFPDSHNLHLGMPGMHGTVAAVAALQRSDLLITLGARFDDRVTGQLDSFAPDAKVIHADIDPAEIGKNRFADVPIVGDCRAVIVELIEALRDERATSDGSVDISQWWTYLDGIRRTYPLSYDRPSDGAMSPEFVISSVGKAAGPDAVYCAGVGQHQMWAAQFISYEKPRTWLNSGGLGTMGYAVPAAMGAKIAAPDTEVWAIDGDGCFQMTNQELATCAIEGIPIKVALINNGNLGMVRQWQTLFYDKRYSSTDLATHSHRIPDFVKLAEALGCAAFRCEREEDVDDIIAQARAINDRPVVVDFIVGADAQVWPMVAAGTGNDEIMAAKGIRPLFDDDESAAEPIDIHAVMDPATPTTGGTAE from the coding sequence GTGGCTCCGACACCTTTATCGGCCCGCCCCCGCACCGTCGGTGCGGCAACGGTGGCCCCTGAGCGCGTGAGTGGCGCCCAGGCCGTCGTCCGATCGCTCGAGGAACTCGGTGTGGAGGTCGTCTTCGGTCTCCCGGGCGGGTGCATCCTGCCCGTGTACGACCCGCTGCTCGACTCCAAGAAGGTCCGACACATCCTCGTCCGTCACGAGCAGGGTGCCGGTCACGCCGCCACCGGATACGCCCAGATCACCGGCCGTGCCGGCGTCTGCATGGCGACGTCCGGTCCGGGTGCGACCAACCTCATCACCCCGCTCGCCGACGCGCAGATGGACTCGGTCCCGGTCGTCGCGATCACCGGTCAGGTCGGTCGCGCGCTCATCGGTACCGACGCCTTCCAGGAGGCCGACATCACCGGCATCACCATGCCGGTGACCAAGCACAACTTCCTGGTCACCAACGGTGCCGACATCGCGCAGACGATGGCCGAGGCGTTCTACCTCGCCGAGAGCGGTCGTCCCGGAGCGGTCCTGGTCGACATCCCCAAGGACGTCCTGCAGGCGCAGACCACCTTCTCGTGGCCGCCGCAGATCGACCTGCCCGGATACCGCCCGGTCACCAAGCCGCACGGCAAGCAGGTCCGCGAGGCCGCCCGCCTGATCAACGCCGCGCACAATCCGGTGCTCTACGTCGGTGGCGGCGTCATCAAGGCCGAGGCCTCGGCGGAGCTGCTGGAGCTGGCCGAGCTGACCGGGATCCCGGTCGTCACGACCCTGATGGCTCGCGGCGCGTTCCCCGACAGCCACAACCTGCACCTCGGCATGCCGGGTATGCACGGCACGGTCGCGGCGGTCGCGGCGTTGCAGCGCAGCGATCTGCTCATCACCCTCGGCGCGCGTTTCGACGACCGGGTGACCGGTCAGCTCGACTCGTTCGCCCCGGACGCCAAGGTCATCCACGCCGACATCGATCCGGCCGAGATCGGCAAGAACCGGTTCGCCGACGTGCCGATCGTCGGTGACTGCCGCGCGGTCATCGTCGAGCTGATCGAGGCCCTGCGCGACGAGCGTGCGACCAGCGACGGCTCGGTCGACATCTCGCAGTGGTGGACCTACCTCGACGGCATCCGTCGTACGTACCCGCTCAGCTATGACCGTCCCTCCGACGGCGCGATGTCGCCGGAGTTCGTCATCTCCTCGGTCGGCAAGGCCGCCGGACCCGACGCGGTCTACTGCGCAGGCGTCGGCCAGCACCAGATGTGGGCCGCGCAGTTCATCTCCTACGAGAAGCCGCGTACGTGGTTGAACTCCGGTGGGCTCGGCACGATGGGGTACGCGGTTCCCGCGGCGATGGGCGCCAAGATCGCCGCCCCGGACACCGAGGTGTGGGCCATCGACGGCGACGGTTGCTTCCAGATGACCAACCAGGAGTTGGCCACCTGTGCGATCGAGGGCATCCCGATCAAGGTCGCCCTGATCAACAACGGCAACCTGGGCATGGTCCGTCAGTGGCAGACGCTCTTCTACGACAAGCGTTACTCCAGTACCGATCTCGCGACCCACTCGCACCGCATCCCGGACTTCGTCAAGCTCGCCGAGGCCCTCGGCTGTGCCGCGTTCCGTTGTGAGCGTGAGGAGGACGTCGACGACATCATCGCGCAGGCCCGTGCGATCAACGATCGTCCGGTCGTGGTCGACTTCATCGTCGGTGCCGACGCGCAGGTGTGGCCGATGGTCGCCGCGGGTACCGGCAACGACGAGATCATGGCGGCCAAGGGGATTCGTCCGCTGTTCGACGACGACGAGTCGGCCGCCGAGCCGATCGACATCCACGCCGTCATGGACCCGGCCACGCCGACCACCGGAGGTACAGCGGAATGA
- a CDS encoding serine protease yields MVKKLVALFAACAAMAMLVWGAGTASAKPDIFLGGGSGIVVLKGGNSASACTLTTIGRDSAGRLVGLTAGHCGSVGQTVLSETFSNKGAAGRIIVSNDALDFDVIQFDPNRVVPLRTVRGVTIRSIQTAAPQFPSVLCKTGRTTGQTCGITFFSDNQSHFSAVCVAEGDSGSPVVIGDRLIGMVNAYYFTACIGPETGSNIAPILRAMSNAGVKGFRVI; encoded by the coding sequence ATGGTGAAGAAGCTGGTGGCCCTGTTCGCCGCGTGCGCGGCGATGGCGATGTTGGTCTGGGGTGCGGGCACTGCATCGGCCAAGCCCGACATCTTCCTCGGCGGTGGTTCGGGGATCGTCGTCCTGAAGGGCGGTAACTCCGCCTCGGCGTGCACGCTGACCACGATCGGTCGCGATTCCGCGGGACGCCTCGTCGGCCTCACCGCCGGTCACTGCGGTTCGGTCGGTCAGACCGTTCTGTCCGAGACGTTCAGCAACAAGGGCGCCGCCGGGCGGATCATCGTCTCCAACGATGCCCTCGACTTCGACGTGATCCAGTTCGACCCCAACCGTGTCGTCCCGCTGCGCACGGTGCGTGGTGTCACCATCCGGTCCATCCAGACCGCTGCCCCGCAGTTCCCGTCGGTGCTGTGCAAGACCGGTCGCACGACCGGCCAGACCTGCGGCATCACGTTCTTCTCCGACAACCAGTCGCACTTCTCGGCCGTCTGTGTCGCCGAGGGCGACTCGGGCAGCCCCGTCGTCATCGGGGACCGCCTCATCGGCATGGTCAACGCGTACTACTTCACCGCGTGCATCGGGCCGGAGACCGGCTCGAACATCGCACCGATCCTGCGCGCGATGTCGAACGCGGGCGTGAAGGGTTTCCGCGTCATCTGA
- a CDS encoding PH domain-containing protein: MPESDQPTPAPVELPIQFRIQPMAYFGVFMMMVTAVILAGASLTYLGWTLVLPVLGGYWMYRIRTVVTVNGLRAVGTVRTREIPWDQLSGLSFPRWGAVRAVTTDSSRVRLPAIAFRDLPLLSAASAGRIPDPYAARSTD; this comes from the coding sequence ATGCCCGAGAGCGACCAGCCGACGCCCGCCCCCGTCGAGTTGCCCATCCAGTTCCGCATCCAGCCGATGGCGTACTTTGGCGTCTTCATGATGATGGTGACCGCGGTGATCCTCGCCGGTGCCTCACTGACCTACCTCGGCTGGACGCTGGTGTTGCCCGTGCTCGGCGGTTACTGGATGTACCGCATCCGCACCGTGGTCACCGTCAACGGCCTGCGTGCGGTGGGCACCGTGCGCACCAGGGAGATCCCCTGGGATCAGCTCAGCGGTCTGTCCTTCCCCCGCTGGGGCGCGGTCCGCGCGGTCACCACCGACTCGTCGCGGGTACGCCTGCCGGCAATCGCGTTTCGCGACCTACCCCTGCTCTCCGCCGCGAGCGCGGGACGGATCCCCGACCCGTACGCCGCGCGCAGCACCGACTGA
- a CDS encoding LLM class flavin-dependent oxidoreductase produces the protein MPRQLHLGGFQIASHVTHSHAAWRHPASDPNFLSAEYYHRVARTLERGKFDFIFFADLLATPTNYGTGIDVSLSRGTQASATLDPSLVAASIAAVTTKLGVAITKSTTYFHPYEVARIFASLDHLSRGRVAWNIVTSLSSAEAVNFGAAEHLAHDERYVRAQEFVETALALWSSWDSDALVQDKVGGVFADPDKVHAIDHDGEYFRVQGPLNVPRSPQGRPVLIQAGSSDRGKDFAAQWAEAIFEIDPTPEGRRAYYDDVKSRAVNYGRRPEDVKILPSFIPFIGETESIAREKQAFHNELADPISGLITLSVHTNHDFSTYDLDAPVEDIEVSGTQGLFDVARRLSERDSLTLRDIGKLYAQGVLLPQFVGTASDVADEIEAGFTGGEADGYILSAAQSPGTFDDFVDYVVPELQRRGLFRTEYTTDTLREHLDLSPVTFDDPGARLVAVGR, from the coding sequence ATGCCTCGTCAACTCCACCTGGGCGGCTTCCAGATCGCCTCGCACGTAACGCATTCACACGCCGCCTGGCGCCACCCCGCCTCGGACCCGAACTTCTTGTCCGCGGAGTACTACCACCGCGTCGCCCGCACGCTCGAGCGCGGGAAGTTCGACTTCATCTTCTTCGCCGACCTGCTGGCCACCCCCACGAACTACGGCACCGGCATCGACGTGTCGCTGAGTCGGGGTACGCAGGCGAGCGCGACGCTGGATCCGTCCCTGGTCGCCGCGAGCATCGCCGCCGTGACCACCAAGCTCGGTGTCGCGATAACCAAGTCGACCACGTACTTCCACCCCTACGAGGTCGCCCGCATCTTCGCGAGCCTCGATCACCTCTCGCGCGGTCGGGTCGCCTGGAACATCGTCACCTCGCTGTCGTCGGCCGAGGCCGTCAACTTCGGAGCCGCCGAGCACCTCGCGCACGACGAGCGGTACGTACGCGCCCAGGAGTTCGTGGAGACGGCGCTGGCACTGTGGTCCAGCTGGGATTCCGACGCCCTGGTCCAGGACAAGGTGGGCGGCGTGTTCGCCGATCCCGACAAGGTTCACGCCATCGACCACGACGGTGAGTACTTCCGGGTGCAGGGGCCGCTGAACGTGCCCCGCTCGCCGCAGGGCCGACCGGTCCTGATCCAGGCCGGATCGTCGGACAGGGGCAAGGATTTCGCCGCCCAATGGGCCGAGGCGATCTTCGAGATCGACCCCACCCCGGAGGGTCGCCGCGCCTACTACGACGACGTGAAGTCGCGTGCGGTGAACTACGGTCGCCGACCCGAGGACGTCAAGATCCTGCCGTCCTTCATCCCGTTCATCGGTGAGACCGAGTCGATCGCCCGCGAGAAGCAGGCGTTCCACAACGAACTGGCCGACCCCATCTCGGGACTCATCACGCTCTCGGTGCACACCAACCACGACTTCTCGACCTACGATCTCGACGCGCCGGTCGAGGACATCGAGGTCAGTGGCACGCAGGGTCTGTTCGACGTGGCCCGCCGGTTGAGTGAGCGGGACAGTCTCACGCTGCGCGACATCGGCAAGCTGTACGCGCAGGGTGTCCTGCTACCTCAGTTCGTCGGCACGGCAAGCGATGTGGCCGACGAGATCGAGGCGGGGTTCACCGGGGGAGAGGCCGACGGGTACATCCTCTCGGCCGCGCAGTCGCCGGGTACGTTCGACGACTTCGTCGACTACGTGGTGCCGGAACTGCAGCGGCGCGGCCTGTTCCGCACCGAGTACACCACCGACACCCTGCGCGAGCACCTCGACCTGTCGCCGGTGACCTTTGACGACCCGGGTGCCCGGTTGGTCGCCGTCGGACGCTGA
- the ilvD gene encoding dihydroxy-acid dehydratase, with the protein MPPLRSRTTTHGRNASGARSLWRATGMTDEDFGKPIVAIANSYTQFVPGHVHLKNVGEIVAEAVRAAGGVPREFHTIAVDDGIAMGHDGMLYSLPSREIISDSVEYMVNAHTADALVCISNCDKITPGMLNAAMRLNVPTVFVSGGPMEAGKSVVVGDVVHPSSDLITTISASANDAVDDEALKAVEEAACPTCGSCSGMFTANSMNCLTEALGLALPGNGSTLATHEARRALFSRAGTVIVDAATRFYRDDDESVLPRSIATSAAFRNAMALDVAMGGSTNTVLHVLAAAQEGEVADFDLDVIDEISRSVACLSKVAPNSDYHMEDVHRAGGIPAILGELRRANLLDDTTSTVHSPTMAQFLDDWDIRSGRALDEAFELFHAAPGGVRTTTPFSTANRWKSLDTDAAEGCIRDLAHAYTAEGGLCVLRGNIAEDGAVLKTAGIDEELWHFEGPARVVESQDEAVQVILSKTIQAGEVLVVRYEGPAGGPGMQEMLHPTAFMKGTGMGKKCALVTDGRFSGGSSGLSVGHVSPEAAAGGVIGLVEDGDPILIDVKTRQLKVLVDDEVLLERRAKMEASERPWQPRAERERKVTTALRAYAKLATSADKGAVRRVD; encoded by the coding sequence ATGCCGCCGTTGAGGTCTCGGACCACCACTCACGGACGCAACGCATCCGGAGCACGATCCCTGTGGCGCGCCACCGGGATGACCGACGAGGACTTCGGCAAACCCATTGTGGCCATTGCCAACTCGTACACTCAGTTCGTGCCGGGTCACGTGCACCTCAAGAACGTCGGCGAGATCGTGGCCGAGGCGGTCCGCGCCGCGGGCGGCGTCCCGCGTGAGTTCCACACCATCGCCGTCGACGACGGCATCGCGATGGGACACGACGGGATGCTGTACTCACTGCCCAGCCGCGAGATCATCTCGGACTCGGTGGAGTACATGGTCAACGCCCACACCGCCGACGCGCTGGTGTGTATCTCCAACTGCGACAAGATCACTCCCGGGATGCTCAACGCCGCGATGCGCCTGAACGTCCCCACGGTCTTCGTCTCGGGCGGACCGATGGAGGCGGGCAAGTCCGTCGTCGTCGGCGACGTGGTGCACCCGTCGTCCGATCTCATCACCACGATCTCGGCGTCGGCCAACGACGCGGTCGACGACGAGGCCCTCAAGGCCGTCGAGGAAGCCGCCTGCCCGACCTGCGGTTCGTGCTCGGGCATGTTCACCGCCAACTCGATGAACTGCCTCACCGAGGCACTCGGACTCGCCCTGCCCGGCAACGGCTCCACCCTCGCCACCCACGAGGCCCGTCGCGCGCTGTTCAGTCGGGCCGGCACGGTCATCGTCGACGCCGCCACCCGGTTCTACCGTGACGACGACGAGTCGGTCCTGCCGCGCAGCATCGCCACCTCGGCGGCGTTCCGCAACGCGATGGCGCTCGACGTCGCCATGGGCGGCTCGACCAACACGGTCCTGCACGTCCTCGCCGCGGCGCAGGAAGGTGAGGTCGCCGACTTCGACCTCGACGTCATCGACGAGATCAGCCGATCGGTCGCGTGCCTGTCGAAGGTCGCCCCGAACTCGGATTACCACATGGAGGACGTGCACCGGGCAGGCGGAATCCCGGCCATCCTCGGTGAACTGCGTCGCGCGAACCTGCTCGACGACACCACCAGCACGGTGCACTCACCGACCATGGCCCAGTTCCTCGACGACTGGGACATCCGAAGTGGCCGCGCCCTCGACGAGGCGTTCGAGCTGTTCCACGCCGCCCCCGGCGGGGTCCGCACCACCACCCCGTTCTCCACCGCGAACCGCTGGAAATCGCTCGACACCGATGCCGCCGAGGGCTGCATCCGGGATCTCGCGCACGCCTACACGGCCGAGGGCGGGCTCTGCGTGCTCCGCGGCAACATCGCCGAAGACGGCGCGGTCCTCAAGACGGCGGGTATCGACGAGGAACTGTGGCATTTCGAGGGTCCCGCGCGCGTCGTCGAGAGCCAGGACGAGGCCGTGCAGGTGATCCTCAGCAAGACCATCCAGGCCGGTGAGGTCCTGGTGGTCCGCTACGAGGGACCCGCAGGCGGGCCGGGGATGCAGGAGATGCTGCACCCGACCGCGTTCATGAAGGGCACCGGCATGGGCAAGAAATGCGCGCTGGTGACCGACGGGCGCTTCTCCGGCGGCTCGTCGGGGCTGTCGGTCGGGCACGTCTCCCCGGAGGCCGCCGCGGGCGGGGTCATCGGTCTCGTCGAGGACGGCGACCCCATCCTCATCGACGTGAAGACACGGCAGCTGAAGGTCCTCGTCGACGACGAGGTGCTGCTCGAACGTCGCGCCAAGATGGAGGCCTCCGAGCGGCCGTGGCAGCCGCGGGCCGAGCGCGAGCGCAAGGTCACCACCGCGCTGCGCGCCTACGCCAAGCTCGCCACCTCCGCCGACAAGGGCGCCGTCCGCCGGGTCGACTGA